A genome region from Micrococcales bacterium includes the following:
- the brxC gene encoding BREX system P-loop protein BrxC — MNPAPLIADIFAKDINRPIEGVIKADDAANLATEIDEYVLTGETASALLDLLDSYNSSGSGGNGVWISGFFGSGKSHLLKMLAHLLGDVAGQSITRQDVVVTFAGKAIGDSMLTAALGKAASIPATTLLFNIDQKAPLIDKSQTDALLQVFLKVFNEVRGYYGNDPSVARFERDLDRRGLLDQFRQAFEQIAGVPWAQGREEGILQEHAVTQAWSMVTGEPPSDSILGRYEDKYTLSIEEFADEVKDWLDGQSPDHRLLFMADEVGQFIGTNTKLMLNLQTIVESLATRCHGRAWVFVTSQEDIEGVIGDRTKTQANDFSKIQARFVAPMRLTSRDLEEVIKRRLLDKTDAAAGSFAGLYHQQRPNFRTLFDFVDGAKSYRNYSDQDDFTDLYPFVPYQLALFQDALIGLSLHNVFEGRHSSVGERSMLGVVQEVGKQMTTRPVGALVSLDAMFAGIAKSVKSTATRNLTTAQNLLPAGSETAIRLLMALFLVKYVEGFKATPRNLAVLLIDHFGQDLTVLGEEVRLALDTLERETYVQRSGSSYEYLTNEEQDIEQEIKGTGVDSGEISGLLAKLIVEDVAKTNSWTHAATGRVFKYGLQLDDSAYGRQHTLSVHYISPALGQDQDIIKAQSMGRPELRVVLAHDPRLYGDLKLHLQTDKYVKLTMHSGLTETRRYILESRTRLNRQRRDELVKRIRGALANSTMVINGAQVAVTATEPEARLDEGVGQLVATFYTRLPDLGGVAYSEPDIAKVLANDPVLLAGDFDKLQPPAAELASYINQQRAQGAMVTVKKIMEQFEDRPYGWPPGAILCVIAKLFATDQVTLHLDGSELARTQVAEVLRNTANHPNVEVTEQRQFDQAKVNQVRTFVQEFSAENIATVDPRDLAAQVKLRLEDELRRLEALRSAHGSYPFINGLDQPISRLTQVVNRPTSWYLDQFTDYIDQLLEAKQDFIDPISSFLNSSQKDVFDEASHLLAANQDNRRYLTDGQAERVEALLADPNLIRTGANRLKDAAAAFKVAAGAIVNAEREAALEQISARIDVTVQGDVLEQASPEVLGQVQQIQERVLAAVAAATSIPVIKQLREEFAAQGFLEILELLEPAGPKEAGPTPRAAPIVSIRSLPAPAPKVLQTVADVDAYVEELRVTLQQAIDQGKRISL; from the coding sequence TGGCGATTCAATGCTGACGGCCGCGCTGGGCAAGGCGGCCTCGATCCCAGCCACCACCTTGTTGTTCAACATCGACCAAAAAGCACCGCTCATCGACAAGAGCCAGACAGATGCCTTGCTTCAGGTCTTCCTCAAGGTGTTCAACGAGGTCAGGGGATACTACGGCAATGACCCCTCGGTCGCCCGGTTTGAACGAGACTTGGACCGGCGGGGTTTGCTGGACCAGTTCCGCCAAGCCTTCGAGCAGATCGCCGGTGTTCCTTGGGCTCAGGGTCGCGAAGAGGGCATTCTCCAAGAGCACGCCGTCACTCAGGCCTGGTCCATGGTCACCGGCGAGCCACCAAGTGACAGCATCCTAGGTCGCTACGAGGACAAGTACACCCTCTCGATTGAAGAGTTCGCGGATGAGGTCAAGGACTGGTTGGACGGCCAGTCACCCGACCACCGTCTGTTGTTCATGGCCGATGAAGTGGGTCAGTTCATTGGCACCAACACCAAGCTGATGCTGAACCTCCAAACGATTGTTGAGTCGCTGGCCACGCGCTGCCACGGCCGGGCCTGGGTCTTTGTCACCAGTCAGGAAGACATTGAGGGGGTGATTGGCGACCGGACCAAGACACAGGCCAATGACTTCTCCAAAATCCAGGCTCGTTTCGTCGCTCCAATGAGACTAACTAGCCGCGACCTTGAGGAGGTCATCAAGCGGCGTTTGTTGGATAAGACCGACGCGGCGGCCGGCAGCTTTGCCGGGTTGTACCACCAACAGCGGCCCAATTTCCGCACCCTTTTCGACTTCGTTGACGGGGCCAAGTCCTATCGCAACTACTCAGACCAGGACGATTTCACCGACCTTTATCCCTTTGTCCCTTACCAGCTGGCGCTCTTCCAGGATGCCCTAATTGGGCTGTCACTCCACAACGTCTTTGAAGGACGGCATTCTTCCGTTGGTGAGCGGTCAATGCTAGGGGTGGTTCAGGAGGTCGGCAAGCAGATGACCACCCGGCCAGTTGGCGCCCTGGTTTCGCTCGACGCCATGTTTGCTGGTATCGCCAAGTCGGTCAAGTCCACGGCCACCCGCAACCTCACCACCGCCCAAAACCTCCTTCCGGCCGGCAGCGAGACCGCCATCCGCCTGCTCATGGCCCTGTTCTTGGTCAAATACGTCGAGGGTTTCAAGGCCACGCCACGTAACCTCGCGGTCCTACTGATTGACCACTTTGGCCAAGATCTGACTGTTCTGGGTGAAGAGGTCCGCTTGGCCCTGGACACTTTGGAGCGGGAAACCTACGTTCAGCGAAGTGGTTCGAGCTATGAGTATTTGACCAACGAAGAACAGGACATTGAGCAAGAGATCAAGGGCACCGGCGTGGATTCCGGCGAGATTTCTGGCCTGCTGGCCAAGCTGATTGTCGAGGATGTCGCCAAGACCAACTCATGGACCCATGCCGCCACCGGCCGGGTCTTCAAATATGGTCTCCAGCTTGATGACTCTGCATACGGCCGGCAACACACTTTGTCCGTGCACTACATTTCCCCGGCGCTGGGGCAGGACCAAGACATCATCAAGGCCCAGTCGATGGGCCGGCCTGAGCTAAGGGTGGTCCTGGCGCATGACCCCAGGCTCTACGGAGATCTGAAGCTCCACCTCCAGACTGACAAGTACGTCAAGCTGACCATGCATTCTGGGTTGACCGAAACCCGGCGCTACATCCTCGAATCAAGAACTCGACTCAACCGACAGCGTCGTGACGAACTGGTCAAACGAATCCGGGGCGCCTTGGCCAACTCGACCATGGTCATCAACGGCGCCCAGGTTGCCGTCACGGCCACGGAACCAGAGGCCCGCCTAGACGAGGGCGTTGGCCAGCTGGTGGCCACTTTCTACACCCGGCTGCCTGACCTGGGCGGAGTGGCCTATTCCGAACCGGATATCGCCAAGGTGCTGGCCAACGACCCTGTGTTGCTGGCCGGCGACTTTGACAAGCTCCAGCCGCCAGCCGCCGAGCTGGCGTCCTACATCAACCAGCAGCGCGCCCAGGGCGCCATGGTCACGGTAAAGAAGATCATGGAACAGTTTGAGGACCGCCCCTACGGCTGGCCGCCCGGGGCCATTCTTTGCGTCATTGCCAAGCTGTTTGCCACCGACCAGGTGACCCTACACCTGGACGGCTCGGAGTTGGCCCGCACGCAAGTTGCCGAGGTGCTGCGCAACACCGCCAATCATCCCAATGTCGAGGTCACCGAGCAGCGCCAGTTCGACCAGGCCAAGGTCAACCAAGTCCGCACATTTGTTCAAGAGTTCTCTGCGGAGAATATCGCCACGGTTGACCCCAGAGACTTGGCCGCCCAGGTGAAGCTGCGCCTGGAGGACGAGCTGCGCCGCCTTGAGGCTCTCCGGTCCGCTCACGGCAGCTACCCGTTCATTAACGGCCTTGATCAGCCCATCTCCCGGTTGACCCAGGTGGTCAACCGACCCACCAGCTGGTACTTGGACCAGTTCACCGATTACATCGACCAGTTGCTTGAGGCCAAGCAGGACTTCATCGACCCAATCAGCTCGTTCCTGAATTCGTCGCAAAAGGACGTCTTCGATGAAGCCAGCCACCTCCTGGCCGCCAACCAGGACAACCGGCGCTACCTAACCGACGGTCAGGCCGAGCGTGTCGAGGCTTTACTAGCCGACCCGAACTTGATCCGCACCGGGGCCAACCGGCTGAAAGACGCGGCGGCTGCTTTCAAAGTGGCCGCCGGCGCCATCGTCAACGCCGAACGCGAGGCCGCGCTTGAACAGATCAGTGCCCGGATCGATGTCACGGTCCAAGGCGATGTGCTCGAGCAGGCTTCGCCTGAGGTGCTGGGGCAAGTCCAGCAGATCCAGGAGAGGGTTCTTGCGGCGGTGGCTGCGGCTACCAGCATCCCTGTGATCAAGCAGCTCCGAGAGGAGTTTGCCGCACAAGGTTTCCTGGAAATACTTGAACTGCTGGAGCCGGCCGGGCCCAAAGAGGCAGGCCCAACGCCCCGGGCTGCGCCCATTGTGTCGATCAGGTCCTTGCCCGCTCCCGCGCCTAAGGTGTTGCAGACCGTGGCCGATGTCGACGCTTACGTTGAGGAATTGCGTGTCACCTTGCAACAGGCGATCGACCAGGGCAAGAGGATTTCTTTGTGA
- the pglX gene encoding BREX-1 system adenine-specific DNA-methyltransferase PglX, with protein MIDRRKLEAFATSSRTELVQQVAARVGIVLAASSTARVEASEAVRALEKVIAAHGGGKAGRQYVTEQQAYVWFNRIVALRFMDANRYTNTPVVSPPEGFPAGQPASLAVVKRGDFDPEVYCKAETRQRITGLLNGSVPSSDPQGEAYGLVLAAHCAYWSKSMPLMFQPEGNYTSLLMPANLLVEGSVLDQAVQCLAPEDCQDVEVIGWLYQYYIAERKNQVMAGFKKGLKAGPNEIPPATQLFTPDWIVRYLVQNSVGRLWLLNHPESQLAQQMEHLIAPEGDLGEFLHIDSPQELTVCDPACGSGHMLTYAFDLLYAIYAEQGYAPSKIPGLILTHNLFGLEIDERAGALAAFALCMKARAKQRRFFTTGVRPSVCVLEPVKVKPDELDGLIDPEADAGAQAAFWNAFEHANTFGSLLRVNPDRLALAKSQLAQRGLSPFDGVSGDSQARLAERWDQHESPTFDQVDLDGRLEQVVNQAEFLARQYSVVVTNPPYMGSRNMSTPLATWLRDEYPSGRSDLMTAFMLRADEMAHNQGTWAIINLPSWMFLKSFETLREWLVSEDFLCLMAHLGRGVFGSDFGSVAFIVQKARSSGRKGVYRRLFEQHVEVRSVDKIEALFLDRAYNSFAVDQKSFRHIPGTPIVYWLSEKMRRAFTRGQPIAQVAKPCQGLSTGDVMRFVRQWWEIDKDNTAIGCRNRPAARATGRRWFPYNKGGEFRRWHGNQQEVVNWENDGAELTGFRPRSVLRNPDTYFMPSVAWSDVTSGAPAFRRFPPGFIHDVVGMSLFSSGQDDPKLLALLNSAVAAALLQAIAPTLHLPTGYVAKMPVPCRSFEGGAAIEALVAEAKRDWDDFETSWDFGANPLLTQRNDHPMEQAIEEHRSVWDERSAQQQALEEANNRAVAELYDLADEVPCEVPLERVSLTRNTAFRWPGKNEDERKTLFAEESVKELLSYTVGCIFGRYSLDQPGLILASQGESLGDYLAKVPEPRFRPNAHNVIPFTGETWFEGGVVARCRQFLRVAFGQDHFDDNLAYIDQTLGKQMRQYFLRDFYADHIKRYKGRPIYWLFSTRRDGKGAFNALIYLHRYTPETLSHLLNDYLREFQTKLQAEANALKSSGQAADQKKANDLALMLTECQDYERDVLYPLVSRNLRLDLDDGVLVNYLRLGRAVAAIPAIEKNRRDVEGWTWPKHPLRPEDGV; from the coding sequence GTGATTGACCGCCGCAAGCTTGAGGCCTTTGCCACATCGTCTCGCACTGAGCTAGTCCAGCAGGTTGCGGCTCGGGTGGGCATTGTCTTGGCGGCCTCGTCCACCGCCAGGGTCGAAGCGTCTGAGGCGGTAAGAGCCCTGGAGAAAGTGATTGCGGCACATGGCGGTGGGAAAGCCGGTCGCCAGTATGTCACCGAACAACAGGCCTATGTCTGGTTCAACCGGATCGTGGCTCTGCGTTTCATGGACGCTAACCGCTACACCAACACCCCGGTGGTTTCGCCGCCGGAGGGTTTTCCTGCCGGCCAGCCAGCATCACTGGCGGTGGTCAAGCGCGGTGACTTCGACCCCGAGGTCTACTGCAAGGCTGAGACCCGCCAGCGTATCACCGGGCTGCTGAATGGCTCTGTGCCCTCGAGTGATCCCCAAGGGGAGGCCTACGGCCTGGTGTTGGCTGCCCACTGCGCCTACTGGTCCAAGTCCATGCCCCTTATGTTCCAGCCGGAGGGCAACTACACCAGCCTGCTAATGCCGGCCAACCTGCTGGTAGAAGGCTCAGTCTTGGATCAGGCTGTGCAGTGCCTGGCACCAGAAGACTGCCAGGATGTCGAGGTTATTGGCTGGCTTTACCAGTACTACATCGCAGAGCGCAAAAACCAGGTCATGGCCGGTTTCAAGAAAGGCCTCAAAGCCGGTCCCAATGAGATCCCGCCGGCCACACAGCTGTTCACACCGGATTGGATTGTCCGCTACTTGGTACAGAACTCAGTGGGCCGGTTGTGGCTGCTGAACCACCCCGAATCCCAGCTGGCCCAGCAGATGGAGCACCTCATAGCGCCGGAAGGTGACCTAGGCGAGTTTCTCCACATCGACTCACCACAGGAACTGACTGTATGCGACCCGGCTTGCGGCTCGGGACACATGCTGACCTACGCCTTTGACCTGCTCTATGCCATCTACGCCGAGCAGGGCTACGCCCCGTCAAAGATCCCCGGGTTGATCCTGACCCACAACCTCTTTGGTCTGGAGATTGACGAGCGGGCCGGGGCGCTGGCGGCCTTTGCCCTCTGCATGAAGGCCAGGGCCAAGCAGCGTCGTTTCTTTACCACCGGCGTCAGGCCCAGCGTTTGTGTGCTCGAGCCGGTCAAGGTCAAACCGGACGAGCTCGATGGCCTGATCGACCCCGAGGCGGATGCGGGCGCTCAGGCCGCATTCTGGAACGCCTTCGAACATGCCAACACCTTCGGCTCGCTGCTGCGGGTCAATCCGGACCGGTTGGCCTTGGCCAAGTCTCAGTTGGCTCAGCGGGGCCTGTCCCCGTTTGACGGCGTCAGCGGGGACAGCCAGGCCAGGCTGGCTGAGCGGTGGGACCAACACGAGTCGCCGACCTTTGATCAAGTTGACCTGGATGGACGCCTGGAACAGGTGGTGAACCAGGCCGAATTCCTGGCCAGGCAGTACTCCGTTGTGGTGACCAACCCGCCATACATGGGCTCCCGCAACATGTCGACCCCACTCGCCACCTGGCTGAGAGACGAATACCCGAGCGGCAGGTCTGATCTGATGACTGCTTTCATGCTCCGGGCCGACGAAATGGCACACAACCAGGGCACTTGGGCGATCATCAACCTGCCTTCGTGGATGTTTTTGAAATCATTTGAGACCCTGCGGGAATGGCTGGTCAGCGAAGACTTCCTTTGTTTGATGGCGCACCTTGGGCGCGGGGTCTTTGGATCCGACTTCGGGTCCGTCGCCTTCATCGTTCAAAAGGCGCGATCCAGCGGGCGAAAGGGTGTCTACCGCAGGCTGTTCGAGCAACACGTTGAAGTCAGGTCAGTTGACAAGATCGAAGCGCTTTTCCTTGACAGGGCCTACAACAGTTTTGCGGTGGACCAGAAGTCTTTCAGGCACATCCCGGGCACGCCCATCGTCTACTGGCTTTCGGAGAAGATGCGCCGAGCCTTCACTCGGGGGCAGCCCATTGCCCAGGTGGCCAAGCCGTGTCAAGGATTGTCCACAGGGGACGTAATGCGCTTTGTGCGCCAGTGGTGGGAGATTGACAAAGACAACACGGCGATTGGCTGCCGCAACCGGCCCGCAGCTAGGGCTACCGGCCGGCGCTGGTTCCCGTACAACAAGGGAGGCGAATTCCGTCGCTGGCATGGGAACCAGCAAGAAGTGGTCAATTGGGAAAACGACGGAGCTGAACTCACGGGATTTCGCCCGCGTTCGGTGCTTCGGAATCCGGACACCTATTTCATGCCCTCGGTGGCATGGTCCGATGTCACGTCCGGCGCCCCCGCGTTCCGTCGCTTTCCGCCAGGGTTTATCCACGACGTAGTGGGCATGTCGCTGTTTTCTTCGGGCCAGGACGATCCAAAGCTCTTGGCGCTTCTAAACTCGGCTGTGGCGGCAGCTCTTCTCCAGGCGATTGCTCCGACCCTGCACCTCCCCACTGGATACGTTGCCAAGATGCCAGTGCCATGTAGATCCTTTGAAGGAGGTGCGGCAATTGAGGCGCTGGTGGCAGAGGCCAAGCGTGACTGGGACGACTTTGAGACTTCGTGGGACTTCGGCGCCAATCCGTTGCTCACCCAGCGCAACGACCACCCGATGGAGCAGGCCATAGAGGAGCATCGTTCCGTGTGGGACGAGCGTTCTGCGCAGCAGCAGGCTCTGGAAGAGGCCAACAACCGGGCCGTCGCCGAGCTCTACGACCTGGCAGACGAGGTTCCTTGTGAAGTGCCGTTGGAACGGGTCTCGCTGACCCGCAACACTGCCTTCCGCTGGCCGGGCAAGAATGAGGACGAGCGCAAAACCCTGTTTGCCGAAGAATCGGTCAAGGAGCTGCTGAGCTACACCGTGGGCTGCATCTTTGGCCGCTACTCGTTGGACCAACCCGGCCTAATCCTGGCCAGCCAGGGTGAGTCACTCGGCGACTACCTGGCCAAGGTGCCAGAGCCCCGATTCAGACCCAATGCTCACAACGTCATTCCTTTCACTGGTGAGACCTGGTTTGAAGGTGGTGTGGTGGCCCGTTGCCGCCAGTTCCTGCGGGTTGCTTTCGGTCAAGACCACTTTGACGACAACTTGGCCTACATCGACCAGACCTTGGGCAAACAAATGCGGCAGTATTTCCTGAGAGACTTTTACGCCGACCACATCAAACGCTACAAAGGCCGGCCCATCTATTGGCTCTTTTCTACCCGCCGCGACGGCAAGGGCGCCTTCAACGCCTTGATTTACCTGCACCGCTACACCCCGGAAACGCTCAGCCACCTACTGAACGACTACCTGCGGGAGTTCCAGACCAAGCTGCAAGCCGAGGCTAACGCCCTGAAATCGTCCGGCCAGGCCGCCGACCAGAAAAAGGCCAATGACCTGGCCTTGATGCTAACCGAATGCCAAGACTACGAACGCGATGTGCTCTACCCGTTGGTCTCCCGCAACCTCCGCCTCGATCTTGACGACGGTGTTCTGGTGAACTACCTGCGCCTGGGCCGGGCCGTGGCTGCCATCCCCGCCATCGAGAAGAATCGCCGCGACGTCGAGGGCTGGACCTGGCCCAAGCATCCACTCAGGCCGGAGGATGGTGTCTGA